One genomic window of Devosia salina includes the following:
- a CDS encoding ABC transporter ATP-binding protein encodes MTEVRLNAVQKRFGAFTAIESIDLDIKSGELVALLGPSGCGKTTTLRMIAGLEAPTSGEVLFDGKDVSDVAVQKRNVGMVFQRYALFPHMTVEKNVTFGLDVRGLPKKEISERLEEILEVVQLNKFRKRFPAQLSGGQMQRVAIARTLITKPSVLMMDEPLANLDTKLRGEMRRFIRDLQNRLGITTIFVTHDQVEAMELADRVAVIFNGKLAQFGAPQELYQQPNSTEVADFMGASNIFSAKLAAADRAEASFGAIEITPQPGLRAGDDVHVMLRSEGIDLYPESEVPQGAQNLISGKIKAREFFGASVQYVVGAGEDITVAEQSRRLLDVGQSVVLSVQPDRVWTIAR; translated from the coding sequence GTGACCGAAGTCCGGCTCAATGCGGTTCAGAAGCGATTTGGTGCATTTACGGCGATCGAATCCATTGATCTCGATATCAAGTCCGGGGAACTGGTCGCTCTCCTGGGGCCTTCCGGCTGCGGCAAGACGACGACGTTGCGCATGATCGCCGGGCTTGAGGCGCCGACGAGTGGAGAGGTCTTGTTTGACGGTAAGGACGTTTCGGACGTTGCCGTGCAGAAACGAAACGTCGGCATGGTATTTCAGCGCTACGCACTTTTTCCCCACATGACGGTCGAAAAGAACGTCACGTTCGGGCTCGATGTGCGGGGCCTGCCCAAGAAGGAAATCAGCGAGCGCCTTGAGGAGATTCTCGAGGTTGTACAGCTCAACAAATTCCGCAAGCGCTTCCCGGCGCAGCTCTCTGGCGGCCAGATGCAGCGCGTTGCCATTGCGCGCACGCTGATTACAAAGCCCTCCGTTCTGATGATGGACGAGCCGCTGGCCAATCTTGACACAAAGCTGCGTGGCGAGATGCGGCGCTTCATCCGCGACCTGCAGAACCGCCTCGGCATTACTACCATCTTTGTGACCCACGACCAGGTCGAAGCCATGGAATTGGCGGATCGGGTGGCGGTCATCTTCAACGGCAAGCTTGCCCAGTTCGGCGCCCCGCAGGAGCTCTACCAGCAGCCCAATTCCACTGAAGTCGCCGACTTCATGGGGGCCAGCAATATCTTCAGCGCGAAGCTCGCAGCGGCCGATCGCGCGGAAGCCTCGTTTGGAGCCATTGAGATCACGCCGCAGCCTGGCCTCAGGGCGGGTGACGATGTGCATGTAATGCTGCGCAGCGAAGGCATCGATCTCTACCCCGAGTCCGAGGTGCCCCAAGGTGCCCAGAACCTGATCTCTGGCAAGATCAAGGCGCGCGAGTTTTTCGGTGCGTCTGTTCAATATGTGGTCGGTGCTGGAGAGGACATCACCGTCGCCGAACAGTCCCGCCGTCTACTCGACGTGGGCCAGTCAGTTGTTCTCTCGGTCCAGCCGGACCGGGTGTGGACTATCGCCCGCTAG
- a CDS encoding ABC transporter substrate-binding protein: protein MDYRPLATGATTKKRFFKRRKFNMHKLALGVSLAALLVAGAAQAEDPAATEFRESFLAGDLDWSAVTERAQAEGTVNLYYWGGSDPLNVWMDSVVAPAMSELGVTLNPVRITGTKDAVDLVLAELGSGKMVGEGSVDAIWLNGENFSTLKEQDALFGAFAPLLPNAKNIEWDESDPRSLLNLRDFGVTTGGAEVPWSGEQYVCALNSDRVSAEEVPHTFEEMQGYLEANPGKFIYVKPPHYIGNTFVQQAIYAHNPDGTGAEPFQQSLEELGTSELARLITPGLEYLKNLEPLLLGGDSGTPRYPEDQNALDGLFLNGEVNFNCKFGLYAVATGLSQGTYPEGAQEFVFPEGNMIKNKNYLAIPANAPNPAAALVLADYMTTVEAQISKLEFTGMPAGIDPWLLSEEDAAALAAASPGHTGLDASELDANIAPDTNATLVDVIEATWLEYIERDSTDSIETIVTRAAENLNQ from the coding sequence GTGGACTATCGCCCGCTAGCAACAGGGGCGACGACTAAGAAACGATTTTTCAAGAGGAGGAAATTCAATATGCATAAACTGGCACTAGGCGTTTCGCTCGCTGCACTGCTTGTAGCAGGCGCCGCACAGGCAGAGGATCCGGCCGCCACCGAATTCCGCGAGAGCTTTCTCGCCGGAGACCTCGATTGGTCAGCCGTGACCGAGCGCGCGCAAGCCGAAGGCACCGTGAATCTGTACTATTGGGGCGGTAGCGATCCACTCAACGTTTGGATGGACAGCGTCGTTGCTCCGGCAATGTCCGAGCTGGGTGTAACTCTCAATCCCGTTCGCATCACGGGCACCAAGGACGCCGTCGACCTCGTTCTAGCCGAGCTTGGTTCGGGCAAGATGGTCGGTGAAGGCAGCGTCGATGCGATCTGGCTCAATGGCGAGAACTTCTCGACCCTCAAAGAACAGGACGCGCTTTTTGGAGCCTTTGCGCCGCTGTTGCCAAACGCAAAGAACATCGAGTGGGACGAAAGCGACCCCCGCTCGCTGCTCAATCTGCGCGACTTCGGTGTGACCACCGGTGGGGCGGAGGTTCCCTGGTCCGGCGAGCAATATGTCTGTGCCTTGAACTCAGATCGTGTGAGCGCCGAAGAGGTGCCCCATACATTCGAGGAAATGCAGGGCTATCTTGAAGCCAACCCCGGCAAGTTCATTTACGTGAAGCCGCCGCACTACATCGGCAACACCTTCGTGCAGCAGGCGATTTACGCGCACAATCCCGATGGCACTGGTGCAGAACCGTTCCAGCAGTCGCTCGAGGAATTGGGGACGTCCGAACTGGCGCGCCTGATCACTCCGGGTCTGGAATACCTGAAGAACCTCGAGCCTCTGCTTCTCGGCGGTGACAGCGGCACGCCGCGCTATCCGGAAGATCAAAACGCGCTGGACGGCTTGTTCCTCAATGGCGAGGTCAACTTCAACTGCAAGTTCGGCCTTTATGCGGTGGCCACCGGTCTCAGCCAGGGAACCTATCCTGAAGGCGCCCAGGAGTTCGTGTTTCCAGAAGGCAACATGATCAAGAACAAGAACTATCTGGCCATTCCGGCCAATGCGCCCAACCCGGCAGCTGCTCTGGTCCTGGCCGACTACATGACCACCGTTGAAGCGCAGATCTCCAAGCTCGAATTCACCGGCATGCCGGCCGGCATTGATCCGTGGCTCCTCAGCGAGGAAGACGCTGCAGCGCTTGCTGCAGCCTCGCCGGGCCACACGGGCCTCGATGCTTCCGAGCTCGACGCAAACATCGCACCCGATACCAACGCGACCCTGGTGGATGTGATTGAAGCCACCTGGCTCGAATACATCGAACGCGACAGCACGGACTCGATCGAAACCATTGTGACCCGCGCAGCCGAGAATCTGAACCAGTAA